TCGTGAACTCGCCCGGCTCCGCAAGCCGCATACCATCCTGCAGAAGCACTTGGTCGAGCACCTTCTTTACCGCCACAACGCCGCCATGGGCATTAATCTCTACGACATCCTCTGCCGTGAACGAACGGGGGCCACGCATGACGGTTACAATAACCTCTTCAACCTGTTCCCCATTCTTCGGATCTATAATATGACCGTATTGTACGGTATGCGTTGCCGCATCCCGCAAATCGGTTCTTGAACGAAAAATTCGCGCAGTTCCCTCTATCGCATCGGGACCACTTACACGAATAATGGCTATGCCGCCCTCTCCGACTGCTGTCGAGATCGCCGCAATAGTATCGTGTACCATCAGCTTTTATGCACCTCTCAAATGGAAAAACAGCAATGACCACGGGAGCCATTGCTGCGAATAGGATAACGTATGGATCTAACTTTACATCTGCTTTTCCTTTAAAGCAATAACAACTCGCCGATTTGGCTCATCGCCCTTGCTGTAAGTTTTTACCCTTGGGTGGTTTTGAAGCTGGGAATGAATCACTTTGCGTTCATGCGACGACATCGGCTCCAGCACGACCTCTTTCTTCGTGCGGACTACTCTGCCGGCAAGGCGTTCCGATAATTCCTCCAGCGTCCTGCGGCGACGCTCGCGAAAATCCTCCGCATCAAGCACGATCCGAAGATGGCTGTCCGAGAATCGATTTGCCACAATGTTAACCAAGTACTGCAGCGCGTCAAGCGTTTGACCGCGCCGGCCAATCAGCATGCCAAT
This region of Paenibacillus sp. JDR-2 genomic DNA includes:
- the jag gene encoding RNA-binding cell elongation regulator Jag/EloR; the protein is MKKIVASGKTIDDAVRSGLTQLNVTKDRVKVLVMEQPSKGLFGLIGVKEAKVELELIPDPTIEAEQFLRDVSEAMGLTIAIERKQTKEATYLSVSGGGDIGMLIGRRGQTLDALQYLVNIVANRFSDSHLRIVLDAEDFRERRRRTLEELSERLAGRVVRTKKEVVLEPMSSHERKVIHSQLQNHPRVKTYSKGDEPNRRVVIALKEKQM